Sequence from the Trichomycterus rosablanca isolate fTriRos1 chromosome 10, fTriRos1.hap1, whole genome shotgun sequence genome:
TGGAAGATGTTGAGAATCTTTTCAGAGAGCCTCATGTTTCTTCTCCAAGAGAAGATCCACTTGCTTGCACTGATGCGGACATAATAAACAAGGATGACCTTGCTAAAACCGAGGAAGACCACCTCAATGAGAAGGGGAGTAAAGACAGCCAAGAAATAAGTAGCAAACCAGAAGATGAAATGGAAGATGTTGGGAATCTTTTCAAAGAGCTCAATGCTTCTTCTCCAAGAGAGGATCCACTTGCTTGCACTCATACGGACATAATAAACAAGGATGACCTTTCTAAAACAGAGGAAGACCACCAAGATGAGAAGGAGAGTAAAGACAGCCAAGAAATAAGTAGcaaagcagtaaatgaaatggAAGATGTTGAGAATCTATTCAAAGAACTCAAAGAACAAGGAATCAAGGAGGGTATTGGAGTGAAGGCAGACATTCAGAAGGTCCAAGTGGAGAAAACCGAGGAGGAtcagaaaaagaacaaacaaagaaatcaaGGACAGACCGAGGGAAAAAATGAGACAATAAGATCTCAGATGGTGGAGGGGAGTTGTTTACCAACCCAGCTGGTTATTTCCATGAAGGAAGTGGAAGACGTTCCAAGCAAAAGCTTAAAAATGAAGGTTTCTGATCAAAAAGTGGACAATATATGTAAAAATCTGGAGACCCCACAGTTGGAACATCTAGAGCATCAAAAGACAATGGAAATTCTAGAGACCATTGATGCTAAGGATAGTAATTTGCAAACAATAGACCTGAGCCAGTCAGATCCACCTATAGACACCGATTCTGATATCTCTGGATTACAAAGACCAAAGACAGAGACACTCGTGACTGAGCAAGACCTGGCGGAAGCCCTTGCAAAACTGAAAGCAGGGACAGGAAACCAAAATGACACTCTCGAAAACAAGTCCGAATTCGAAACAAAGGCTGATACAGAGGACGTGATGAAATCGAGCTCACGAAAGCAGCACCTAGTCAGTGAAATGAACCAGGGCTACACTGAACAAGGGTCTACAACAGAAACATTGCAGACAGATGATGGTCAGATAAATGAGTGTTCCCTTCAAGCGCCTCTTTCTTTAGAGCAAGATTTAACCACACTTGATTTGCAATCATTTGGTGAAATGGCAAGTTCTTCACTGCAGGAACTTGACAGAACAGACAAAATAGTGGAAATAATGATTGATTCTACTGAAGAGATAgatgatacacacacaaaagtaATGCATACGTGTGAGCAAGACATGACTACACTGAAAAATGAGCAAATGCTTAACGTAACAGGTGATGCAAAGGCTTCAATTTTTGAAGAGATATCTGACATTCCATCAGACAATCAGCTAAATTGTGGTGAGTTCACCCTGCAAGACAGATCAGCTGTTGAAACCAAACCTCATGGACTTCTGACTGAATTTTCAGAGCATTTGGGCTCTCCACTGAGCAATACACAAAAAGAAACCAAAGAACATCAAATCATTGGCGAGACAAAGCTTAGATTTACTGATGAACACAATGCCATGCATTTATCTGGAGAGGATATGAAGAATTCAGAACTAGAAATGACCTCTCATGAGCAGCCCATAACCAGAAGAGAGGTCACTACACAAGAGATGGACCTGTCCTTCCCTAAACAAGGGTCTCTAGAAGTAAAGTCTGTTGACGACAGTTCTATTTCCCAAGGACGAGAAGATGGAACCACAGTTGACATTATTGATGAAATGCCAAGTTCTTTAGCACAGAAACTTGACATAACCAGTGAAACCAATGAAACTAGTGTTGGTGAGCAAGACGAATCTGGACATGAAAGTGGGACATCATGTTCAATTGTGGAGACGACAGAATTGATTGAGCCAAAGCCTCTGGTTTTTGATGACATTTCTAAGACCCTATCAgaggatggtggtggtgttagacTTCATATTAAAACCTCAGACGATTTGGCCTTTTCTGAGACAGAATCAGCACTAGAAGTACTGGAGATGCAGATGGATACAGATAAAGGCATTGATACAGAAGGCAGAACTGATTCAAATGAGACTGGATCATTGGCTGAAGGAGTTGTGGAGAAGGTAATGAAGACATCTGAGGAGGATAGCAAGTCAGCTGTGGTTCCACAGGAAGAACTAGACCAGTCCTACCCTAAAAAAGAGTTACCTGACCAAACAACAACATCAATTAGCAAAATGGTTGTACATCCTGAGCCAGAAGATGAAATCTCAGATTCTACCCTGCATGAACAAGATGAAACTCAATGGATCAATGAAGCAACTCTTGGTTCCGTAACCAAACTAACACCAGAGACGAAAATCAGTTCTACTAAACAGATCGTCACGAGTAAGCATGCCAGGAACAATCAGACCTGTCAGCAAGAGCAATCTGAAAAGGACTCGATCACAGAAGTGACCACAGAATTAGCCAAAGATCAGACAAAGACTCTGGATTCTAAGGACACTTCAGAAACCAAACTAGAAGCTGAATTAAATGGTAGCGAGCTTGCAGTAACTGGACTTCAGATTGAAGCCTTACAGCCTTTAAGCCTTCCAGAGAGTGAATCAGCGGAAATATGGAAGGATACACACCAAGACATTGAGACAACTGAGGTTGAATTGAAGACTACCTCATTAGAGGTTGTGAAGGAACCAACAGATACGGAAGAGATAGCTGTACCTGAAATGATTTGCCAACCCTACACTAAAGAAGACTCCATGTTAGAACAGTTCGCAGATAAAGAAGTGACCAAATCATTAATGCAGGCATCATTTACCGAAGCAAAGCCTGTGCATCCAGAGCCGAAAGATGACTCTCCAACTTCTTTGATGCAGGAACTGGACAAAACCGAACGCCCAGATGAAACCAGTGTTGGTTCTACAAGCATGAGTAAGCATGAGCAAGCTGAATCTGAAAGTGAGAATAAAACAGAAGGTCAATTATCTCTAGAGGCTGTGGAGACCACAATTGAAGTCCTAACAGAGTTACGTGAGGCAAAGGCTATGATTCTTAAAGACACTTCTGACACCCCGTTAGAGGATAGCACAATACAGGACAGGTTAGCTGTCGAAACCGAATTGCATAGACCTCTGATGGATATGCAGGTGGATACAGAAAACTTGAAGACTACCTCATTAGAGGTTGTGAGGGAATCAAGAGATACGGAAGAGCCAGCTGTATCTGAAGTGATATGCCAACACTACACTGAAGAAGACTCCATGTTAGAACAGTTCGCAGATAAAGAAGTGACCAAATCATTAATGCAGGCATCATTTACCAAAGCAAAGCCTGTGCATCCAGAGCCGAAAGACGACTCGCCAACTTCTTCAATGCAGGAACTGGACAAAACCGAACGCCCCAATGAAACCAGTGTTGGTTCTACAAGCATGAGTAAGCATGAGCAAGATGAATTGGAAAGTGAGACTAAAACAGAAGGTCAATTATCTCTCGCAGCTGTGGAGACCACAATTGAAGTCCTAACAGAGTTACCTGAGGCAAAGGCTATGATTCTTGAAGACACTTCTAAAACCCCGTTAGAGGATCGCACAATACAGGACAGGTCAGCTGTCGAAATCGAATTGCATAGACCTCTGATGGATATGCAGGTGGATACAGAAAACTTGAAGACTACCTCATTAGAGGTTGTGGAGGAATCAAGAGATATGGAAGAGCTAGATGTACCTGAAGTGATATGCCAATCCTACACTGAAGAAGACCCTATGCAAGAACAGTTCACAGATAATGAAGTGACTAAATCAATAATGAAGGCATCATTTACCCAAGAAAAGCCTGTGCTTCCAGAGCCGAAAGACGACTCACCAACTTCTTTGATGCATGAACTGAACAAAATCGAACGCCCAGATGAAACCAGCGTTGGTTCTACAAGCATGAGTAAACATGAGCAAGCTGAATCGGAAAGTGAGACTAAAACAGAAGGTCAATTATCTCTAGAGGCTGTGGAGACCACATCTGAAGTCCTAACAGAGTTACCTGAGGCAAAGGCTATGATTCCTGAAGACACTTCTGACACCCCGTTAGAGGATCGCACAATACAGGACAGGTCAGCTGTCGAAACCGAATCGCATAGACCTCTGATGGATATGCAGGTGGATACAGAAAACTTGAAGACTACCTCATTAGAGGTTGTGGAGGAACCAACAGATACAGGAGAAATAGCTGTACCTGAAGTGATATGCCAATCCTCCACTGAAGAAGACCCTATGCAAGAACAGTTCACAGATAAAGAAGTGACCAAATCATTAATGCAGGCACCATTTACCCAAACAAAGCCTGTGCTTCCAGAGCCGAAAGACGACTCGCCAACTTCTTCGATGCAGGAACTGGACAAAACCGAACGCCCAGATGAAACCAGTGTTGGTTCTACAAGCATGAGTAAACATGAGCAAGCTGAATCGGAAAGTGAGACTAAAACAGAAGGTCAATTATCTCTAGAGGCTGTGGAGACCACATCTGAAGTCCTAACAGAGTTACCTGAGGCAAAGGCTATGATTCCTGAAGACACTTCTGACACCCCATTAGAGGATCGCACAATACAGGACAGGTCAGCTGTCGAAACCGAATCGCATAGACCTCTGATGGATATGCAGGTGGATACAGAAAACTTGAAGACTACCTCATTAGAGGTTGTGGAGGAATCAACAGATACGGGAGAAATAGCTGTACCTGAAGTGATATGCCAATCCTACACTGAAGAAGACCCTATGCAAGAACAGTTCACAGATAAAGAAGTGACCAAATCATTAATGCAGGCACCATTTACCCAAACAAAGCCTGTGCTTCCAGAGCCGAAAGACGACTCGCCAACTTCTTCGATGCAGGAACTGGACAAAACCGAACGCCCAGATGAAACCAGTGTTGGTTCTACAAACATGAGTAAACATGAGCAAGCTGAATCTGAAAGTGAGACTAAAACAGAAGGTCAATTATCTCTCGCAGCTGTGGAGACCACATTTGAAGTCCTAACAGAGGTAGTTGAGGCAACTTCTGATACCCCGTTAGAGGATTGCACAATACAGGACAGGTCAGCTGTCGAAACCGAATCGCATAGACCTCCGAAGGATATGCAGATGGATACAGAAATGGATACAGAGTCTGAAATAAGTGGCTTGATCGAGGGATCGGATGAGGATAGGAAGAAAGCAGAGTTAGAGACCGTTGCTGAGGAAGACGTTGCGCAACAGGAAATGTCAGAGCTGTGCTACTCTGAAGAAAAATCACCTGATATGATGGTGAATGAACTCAAATGTCATCTAGCCGAATACAGATATCATGAATCATCTCATGAAAGTGTAGAGAACACTTTGGAATCAGTGATTCCATTAGAGGATCAATCAAACCTTGGCGAGTGCACAGCACTGGATAAAATACAGACTGAATTTTTAGGACCTTTAAACCTTCCAGAAAGTGAATCAGCACTAGATGCTTTGAAGATACTAAGAGATATTAAAAACGAACCTGAAAAACAAGAGAGTACAGATGGATTGAGAGATAAAACCAATTTCCAAGCTGCTTCGACGGGAGTTGTGGATGAATTAAAGGTTGCATTGAAGAAGAAATCCAAGTATGATATCCAAAAGCAGATATTATCATGTAAAACAAAGACTCTGGAAGCAAAGGAGATGAAGGTTGAAGTGGAAGCGTCAACAAGAGACGACGAAAAGGATGAGCATCTGACCACGTATGAAGAACCTAAGGGAGAAACAGCAGTAGATGGTGATAAACATCTAAAGGAAAGAAGCAGACCAGGACTGAAGAGAGGGATTAAACAAATGGAGTCTTCATCGAGAGTCTTTCAACTTCAACAGGTAAAGTCTTGAGTCTTTCACTAAGGTTGAAAACAATTAATAACAGGTGGCATATTAAAACAAGCCCTTATTATATCTATTTTCACGACTTTAGGTTTCCTTCTTGGACCTTACGGCACAGAAGTCAAAGATTGCTGTAAGAAGGCCCGATATTCGACCACCCAAGGACCCTCGTACGCTAATCAACATGCCTTCCGTGGAGCCCTCGACTCTTCCTCTTCCTTCACGACCCAGCCCTTTGGAAAAATCTTTTAAAGAAGATGCATCAACACCAAGGAAAAACATAATCGGGTTTAAACTCCCTGGTAAGTTAGAATGTACTGTAAATAATTACAACCCCATTGTTCCTAACattcagacagtttgaacccaagatgtttcatgttttgtctgctcaacttaatttaatttattaatatacatccattcctgcatttcaggcctgcaacacattccaaaaaaaagttgggacgggggcaatttagggctagtaatgaggtgaaaaaattaaataatgatgtgattccaaacaggtgattgtaatcatctccagtttgtcaataaatgtgtgagaaaatagggatttgcatatttctccctctacagtgcataatatcattaaacaattcaagaaactgggaggaatttcagtgtgtgaaggccaagggtgcaagcttaagctgaacgccagtgatctgcatcaagaaccaccactcaacaatagctgatataaccacatgggtgagggattactttggcaaacctttgtcaagcactacaatacagagttacatgcacaaatgccacttaaaactttactgtgcaaaaaagaagccttatgtcaaccatgtccagaagcggcgtcgacttctctgggctctgaggcatctaggatggaccatcgcacagtggaaacgtgtattgtggtcagatgaatcagcattccatggacaccgtgtgctccggaccaaagacgaaaaggaccagccagactgttatcaggaacaagtccaaaaaacagggtctgtcatggtatgggggtgtatcagtacccttggcgaaggtcatttacacttctgtgatggcagcattaatgcagaaaagtacattgagatcttagagcaacatgtgctgccttcaggacgtcgtcttttccagggacgtccagcatttttcaacaagacgatgcaaaaccacacgctgcacacattacaaaggcacggctgtggaagaagagggtacaggtactggactggcctgtctgcagtcctgacctgtccccaatagataacgtgtggagaattgttgcacatcttaagacgtgtttgcaggaagaaggagacaaaataaaagctgaaacactaaatcacttggtctcctcaatgccaaaacgtcttttaagtggtgaaaaggaacggcaacattacaaagtggtgaacGCTTTACCGTCCaaacttcttttggaatgtgcctgaaatgcaggaatggatgtttattaataaatgaaatgaagttgagcagataaaagatgaaatatctcaggttcatcctgtctgcaatcaaataaaagtcaaagtaaatgtaagaaactattTGAGTGAATTTGAGTGAACATATAAAATTGACTTGAGTATGTTTGTAGGTTGTAAATCTCTTCCACTGTGCTGTTTAGGTTTGGGTGCTGGTTTCCCTGTGTTAAGAAAAACAGAGGCTGGTAAAAGAATAAAAGGTGAAGAAGATACACCTCCACAGGTAACGCTGAGAAATACAACTGCACATTTcacataaatatacaccgatcagccataacattaaaaccacctccttgtttctacactctgtccattttatcagctccacttaccatatagacgcactttgtagttctacaattactgactgcagtctatctgtttctctgcacacttttttaccctgctttcaccctgttcttcaatggtcaggacccccacaggaccaccacagagcaggtattatttaggtggtggatcattctcagcactgcagtgacactgacatggtggtggtgtgttagtgtgtgttgtgctggtatgagtagatcagacacagcagcgctgctggagtttttaaatactgagtccactcactgtccactctattagacactcctacctagttggtccaccttgtagatgtaaagtcagagacgatcgcgcatctattgctgccgtttgagtcggtcatcttctagaccttcatcagtggtcacaggacgcttcccatggggcgctgttggctggatgtttttggttggtgaactattctcagtccagcagtgacagtgaggtaatccaccacctaaataatacctgctttttggtggtcctgtgggggtcctgaccattgaggaacaaatgaactatagtcagtaattgtagagctacaaaatgcttctatatggtaagtggtagaaacaaggaggtggttttaatgttatggctgatcggtgcagTAATTGAGTTATACCACTGAGTTTGACATAAGACGTTCCATTATTTATCGCTGATGGCTTCATGTTCTGCAGAAGTCTAACGCAGAGTCACAGCCAACAGACGAACATGTCAAGCAAAAGCCCGTCCCGGATAAACCCGATAAACCAAAATGGACACCACCAAAGcattctgggtaaagcctgtgtTATGTCCCTCTCATTATGTATAATTCGGACGTCAATTACAGTTTGTATAACTGCtatcatgtgtgtgtttacgcaGGATGGGAAGCCCCATGatgatggcagagctgaagAACAAGCTCAAAAAGAATGTAAAGGAATAAAAAGACGACGTTAAAATAATTCTAAGTgctgtaaatattaaatattaaaatagtatTATGGTATTTATTTGAAAAATAAGCTTATATGGCATACAATTCTTACTATAAAAATAAACGCCTATTTTAAATATGATGTACGTGGATTTGTCAGTATTTTCGTCTGTCTATGACCATTGCAGAAATTTTCAAAGCCGTAAACACTTAAAGCTCACTTTTGTAGTCCCTTTTTAATCAGCTGTTGGGCTGTTGGTGTTTTAAAGCTACAGGAACCCTCACAGCACCACAACCAACATTCACTCACATTCTTAACCTAATCCAATTAGGGTAGCGGGGGGTggagcctataccagcttttcaatgggcgcaaggcacacagtaacaccctggatggggcgccagtccatcgcagggcagacacacatacacacacccattcacctatagtgcgattcagtgtctccaattaacctgactgcatgtttttggactgtgggaggaaacccacacagacacggggagaacaacattttttgtttttattattaccttggcaaaccatttaaaaatgccacttaaatcttGGATGTTGGATAAGAAGACATGGATTGTGATCAGTATTCCAGTTtatctcaaaggtgttcagtggggttaatgTAAGGACTCTGGCCAACACACCAAACCATGCCACCAAACATCTTTTGTGATAGGGGgactgtcatgctggaacaggaaagtgcTCCCAAAAATTTAAAAGCATGTAATTTACCCTCTTATATGAATACCCCCCTAAAAAACAGAAATATGCTGCATGTACATGTCGTCCGTTACTATAAGGGGCTCACTGTTAACCAGTTATTTATTTGTACTGGACTGCTGTAGGGAAAATAGCCACTCCATAAGGAAAGAAATACGCAAGATATTACGTCACATTGTCTAAattgtttgggtttttttgttaattttatgcATTAAATAACTCCCTAATTTCTATCCTTAATATTCTGGCATAGTGCCACAgctggtttgtttatttattaggattttaacgtcatgattttaacgtcatggttacattcatgacaggaacggtagttactcattacactaggttcaccagttcacaaggttatatcgaacacagtcttggacaattttgtatctccaattcatctcacttgcatgtctttggactgtgggaggaaaccggagcacccggagaacatgcaaactccacacagaaaggacccggaccgcctcacctggggatcgaacccaggaccttcttgctgtgaggcgacggtgctacccacttagccaccgtgccgcccgccaCAGCTGGTAGTTGGTGCCGCACAGCAACATGTTCCCTAAAGACCTGGGATTCATTTATGCCTCCAGTCTGTTTTTTTTAGAAAGTTTTCCATTTTCTtcttgtgtccatgtgggttttctctgtgtCTGACCCTAGATGTTAgactatttacattttccagacactttttatccaaagcgacttacattacagttacagtctgagcaattgagggttaagggccttgctcaagggcccaaacagcagcaacctggcagtggtggggctaccctctgtttactagtctagtaccttaaccactaggctacagcttgccctatgAGTAAATGTTGTTTGTGATGTACTGGAGCTTTGTGTCTTGCGCTGGACACATTTTGACCCTAAAAAGGATGAAGTAGTttgaaaaaatgaatgaattactgtattttaattagtgttttaaatgtatttgaaactAAACAAAATTGCTTATTTTTGTAGTCTGCCTGGGTCTTTTTTTCGAAAGTACACTGTATCTAAAAGTCAGGTAACTCTATTAACTGAGGTAAAATGAAGGTTtgtgaatttatttgtaaaaataataaaaaataataataattaattaattaataaaaaagcgCAAATTATAAACTTTTTCAACTTTTTGTTGGTCTTAGCTAGCAAACCTAGACATTAGGGTTGAATTTCAAACACGCTTATATTCACTAAATAGGTGCACTACATATGGTTTAAAGTAAAGGCTCGTGCGTCCTGTTTAGTGCCCTTGGCTGTAATGAAGAGTGGTTTGGGATTGAACCACGTGCTATACTGGATGGTGATAATGGCTGGAAGAGGCGGCGCTGAGCACCGGTAGATAGTGTCGGATAAAAAGGACGAGCCGGTTAAAAGAACCATAAAAGTGAAGTTTTGTCGGGgctttttaaaaacaacaacaactaaaGTTTTACAGGTAATGTAATGAAGATGTTAGtacatttattagtattttattattcagcGTTTGGGAGCTATGAGTGACTTAAGTGTCGGGGGTTCAATAAACGTTTCAGGCCCAGGTGGCTAAGCTAACACTACCACTACTACGACTAGTACTACTAGTAGTCTtcgtttatttgtttaaataacccGGGATTCATTGTTAAAAAGGTAAAGTGTGCTTTtgaaattttaaatgtaatttaattctTGTAAAATAACcgttttgtttattttcgaaTTCGCGTCAAACGAGTAAGCATGCTACCTAGCGTAGGCTAAAATTGTGTAGCTTTCAAGTACGTGACTAGTGTTGAATGTTCATGTATAAGTGAACATTTGGAATAAAACCGCGTTTATATTTTAGCATACTAACCGAATTATTATTCGTATGTAAAATACAAACCTTAAACCTGTCGTTGTTAGAAGGTTTAAACTATAAACTATTTGTAATAATTAGCTAACGTTAGCATATGCTATCTTATACGCTATGGAAGTTAGACTAGCCAGCGGCTAATTATTAGTGTTTGCGTCAGGCTGTGGTGCTGCTGGTTTAAACTGGTTTTTACTAAATACGTGTTGCTAATACAGtccagtatatatttatataaagcttctttgaggtttatttctttttttctgcatgTCTGTGTAAGCTGAACACAAACTTGGTGCACATATTTGATGACTTGGTGAAACTGCGTTTTGAAcacttgattgattgattgatctgGCTGAACTGATTGATCATTCTATTGATTATATCATTAGTTATTTAGTGTGGTTTTGCTACTATCTCATAGGTAATCAGTATGCatttaaatttgtttgtttgaatgAATGACATTAGAGATCAGAGCACAGTACAGtcgtaccttgaaactcaacatcaactgttctggaagtggcgttgagttttaaggtatgttttccccataaggatgcatgagaaacctgttaatgcgttccatggtcttgtggaactgcatatattttaggcttatgtaaaataatggggttgttttgggcacttatacactgtaaataacacaaaaataatataataaacactaaaatacaattgaaaacagcttaat
This genomic interval carries:
- the si:ch211-136m16.8 gene encoding uncharacterized protein si:ch211-136m16.8; the protein is MNKHGFARASCDSRVQERSKNVFLKASENKDTDDDASTPREDPLACTDIELSKTEEDHQDGKESKNSQEIRSEPVNEMEDVENLFREPHVSSPREDPLACTDADIINKDDLAKTEEDHLNEKGSKDSQEISSKPEDEMEDVGNLFKELNASSPREDPLACTHTDIINKDDLSKTEEDHQDEKESKDSQEISSKAVNEMEDVENLFKELKEQGIKEGIGVKADIQKVQVEKTEEDQKKNKQRNQGQTEGKNETIRSQMVEGSCLPTQLVISMKEVEDVPSKSLKMKVSDQKVDNICKNLETPQLEHLEHQKTMEILETIDAKDSNLQTIDLSQSDPPIDTDSDISGLQRPKTETLVTEQDLAEALAKLKAGTGNQNDTLENKSEFETKADTEDVMKSSSRKQHLVSEMNQGYTEQGSTTETLQTDDESALEVLEMQMDTDKGIDTEGRTDSNETGSLAEGVVEKVMKTSEEDSKSAVVPQEELDQSYPKKELPDQTTTSISKMVVHPEPEDEISDSTLHEQDETQWINEATLGSVTKLTPETKISSTKQIVTSKHARNNQTCQQEQSEKDSITEVTTELAKDQTKTLDSKDTSETKLEAELNGSELAVTGLQIEALQPLSLPESESAEIWKDTHQDIETTEVELKTTSLEVVKEPTDTEEIAVPEMICQPYTKEDSMLEQFADKEVTKSLMQASFTEAKPVHPEPKDDSPTSLMQELDKTERPDETSVGSTSMSKHEQAESESENKTEGQLSLEAVETTIEVLTELREAKAMILKDTSDTPLEDSTIQDRLAVETELHRPLMDMQVDTENLKTTSLEVVRESRDTEEPAVSEVICQHYTEEDSMLEQFADKEVTKSLMQASFTKAKPVHPEPKDDSPTSSMQELDKTERPNETSVGSTSMSKHEQDELESETKTEGQLSLAAVETTIEVLTELPEAKAMILEDTSKTPLEDRTIQDRSAVEIELHRPLMDMQVDTENLKTTSLEVVEESRDMEELDVPEVICQSYTEEDPMQEQFTDNEVTKSIMKASFTQEKPVLPEPKDDSPTSLMHELNKIERPDETSVGSTSMSKHEQAESESETKTEGQLSLEAVETTSEVLTELPEAKAMIPEDTSDTPLEDRTIQDRSAVETESHRPLMDMQVDTENLKTTSLEVVEEPTDTGEIAVPEVICQSSTEEDPMQEQFTDKEVTKSLMQAPFTQTKPVLPEPKDDSPTSSMQELDKTERPDETSVGSTSMSKHEQAESESETKTEGQLSLEAVETTSEVLTELPEAKAMIPEDTSDTPLEDRTIQDRSAVETESHRPLMDMQVDTENLKTTSLEVVEESTDTGEIAVPEVICQSYTEEDPMQEQFTDKEVTKSLMQAPFTQTKPVLPEPKDDSPTSSMQELDKTERPDETSVGSTNMSKHEQAESESETKTEGQLSLAAVETTFEVLTEVVEATSDTPLEDCTIQDRSAVETESHRPPKDMQMDTEMDTESEISGLIEGSDEDRKKAELETVAEEDVAQQEMSELCYSEEKSPDMMVNELKCHLAEYRYHESSHESVENTLESVIPLEDQSNLGECTALDKIQTEFLGPLNLPESESALDALKILRDIKNEPEKQESTDGLRDKTNFQAASTGVVDELKVALKKKSKYDIQKQILSCKTKTLEAKEMKVEVEASTRDDEKDEHLTTYEEPKGETAVDGDKHLKERSRPGLKRGIKQMESSSRVFQLQQVSFLDLTAQKSKIAVRRPDIRPPKDPRTLINMPSVEPSTLPLPSRPSPLEKSFKEDASTPRKNIIGFKLPGLGAGFPVLRKTEAGKRIKGEEDTPPQKSNAESQPTDEHVKQKPVPDKPDKPKWTPPKHSGMGSPMMMAELKNKLKKNVKE